A window of Paenibacillus sp. 19GGS1-52 contains these coding sequences:
- a CDS encoding VOC family protein, producing MKLSLNWITLRVRDLEKSLHFYHSILGLPIERRFESRGKQIVMLGAAGQPKIELIQGNDPTLKPECGVSVGFEVESLEEAIAHLTSQGIPLARGPIMPNPQMRFFYVLDPDGFEVQLAEHSQAGAFQGNNA from the coding sequence ATGAAATTGAGCCTGAACTGGATTACACTCAGGGTGCGCGATTTGGAGAAGTCTCTTCATTTTTATCACAGTATTCTTGGGCTTCCGATTGAACGTAGATTTGAGAGCAGAGGAAAACAGATTGTCATGTTAGGTGCTGCGGGTCAGCCCAAGATCGAGTTAATCCAAGGAAATGACCCGACCTTGAAACCAGAATGCGGTGTTTCCGTTGGTTTTGAAGTAGAGTCGCTGGAAGAGGCTATAGCGCATTTGACTAGCCAAGGCATCCCGCTAGCGCGTGGACCAATCATGCCAAACCCACAAATGCGGTTTTTTTATGTATTGGACCCAGACGGCTTCGAGGTGCAGCTTGCCGAGCACAGCCAAGCCGGGGCTTTTCAAGGTAATAATGCTTGA
- the pyk gene encoding pyruvate kinase: MSIDLVCTIGPASSTPAVLKELLRSGMTIARLNMSHGSHEEHKQVIDILQAAAAESGQSVQILGDLQGPKIRLKNVQGDAVRLVEGQTFTLDQSDEPGDEVRAALDNPGVLEDIQLGAVILINDGEVKLEVTDKHPNSLTTRVVVGGTIGSHKGVNLPGTRLRLPAITEKDKLDLQFLLEHHVDWIACSFIREASHLEGIREYVSTLRKYSQPKLMSKIETVQAVRNFTSIMEASDGIMIARGDLGVELPFERIPFIQKAILRECSRTKTYVITATQMLQSMVEHPVPTRAEVMDIAQAVLDGTDAVMLSAESSVGNYPVQSTRVMDTIAQYAEKMREHGESEISLGELCTEEH, encoded by the coding sequence ATGAGTATTGATTTAGTCTGCACGATAGGTCCGGCAAGTTCTACACCTGCTGTGCTCAAGGAATTACTGCGCAGCGGGATGACAATCGCAAGGCTCAATATGTCTCACGGAAGCCATGAGGAGCATAAACAGGTTATCGACATTTTGCAGGCAGCAGCGGCCGAATCGGGACAGTCCGTACAGATCTTGGGTGACTTGCAAGGCCCCAAAATTCGTCTGAAGAATGTGCAGGGAGATGCAGTTCGATTAGTAGAGGGCCAGACGTTTACTCTCGATCAGTCGGATGAGCCGGGTGACGAGGTACGAGCTGCGCTCGATAACCCGGGTGTGCTGGAAGATATTCAACTAGGAGCCGTAATCTTAATCAATGATGGGGAAGTCAAGCTTGAGGTGACGGATAAGCATCCGAATAGCCTCACTACAAGAGTTGTAGTAGGCGGAACTATTGGCAGCCATAAAGGCGTCAACCTTCCAGGAACGAGACTCCGCTTGCCTGCCATTACTGAAAAAGACAAACTGGATCTACAGTTTCTGCTGGAGCATCATGTGGATTGGATCGCATGCTCGTTTATCCGTGAGGCGTCTCATCTGGAGGGAATTCGCGAGTATGTATCTACTCTTAGGAAATACAGTCAACCTAAACTCATGTCAAAGATCGAAACTGTTCAAGCTGTGCGTAACTTTACATCCATTATGGAGGCGTCAGATGGGATCATGATTGCGAGAGGGGATCTTGGCGTAGAGCTGCCATTCGAGCGAATCCCTTTCATCCAGAAAGCGATTCTGCGCGAATGCAGCCGAACGAAGACCTATGTGATCACGGCCACCCAAATGCTTCAATCCATGGTCGAACACCCTGTGCCAACACGCGCGGAGGTAATGGATATCGCTCAGGCGGTACTCGACGGGACGGATGCCGTGATGCTGTCAGCAGAAAGCTCTGTTGGGAATTATCCGGTGCAAAGTACAAGAGTCATGGATACTATCGCACAATATGCCGAGAAGATGCGCGAGCACGGAGAGAGTGAGATATCGCTTGGGGAGCTATGTACGGAAGAACACTGA
- a CDS encoding RQC-minor-1 family DNA-binding protein: MGRRSPKVEVHLDSGDIKSLTEQEIRAILRAAEELIMTGGRNMLALILKGSKDKRILEHELQRSPVYGYYQDLKLDEIMHRIDWMIRQGYLKIEYSDRLPMIVFSDIGWAIERETYAEELLLKLDSVLDGHDYRYVETLKDRNRGMILLLIEKIKETGNVRFVPLLRAWQAIEYKKVQAEIQNAVNYLLQEGQIKYVQDKETD; encoded by the coding sequence ATGGGTAGAAGAAGCCCGAAAGTCGAAGTACACCTGGATTCTGGCGATATAAAGAGTCTGACAGAGCAAGAGATCAGAGCGATCCTTCGTGCTGCCGAAGAACTGATCATGACAGGTGGGAGAAACATGCTGGCCTTAATACTGAAAGGCTCCAAAGACAAGCGGATCTTAGAGCATGAGCTTCAACGATCTCCAGTCTATGGCTATTATCAGGACTTGAAGTTGGATGAGATTATGCACCGAATAGACTGGATGATCCGCCAAGGATATCTGAAAATTGAATATAGTGATAGATTGCCTATGATTGTATTTTCTGATATAGGGTGGGCGATTGAACGTGAGACTTATGCGGAGGAATTGCTTCTCAAGCTTGACTCAGTACTGGACGGGCATGACTATAGATACGTTGAAACGCTAAAGGACCGGAATCGTGGAATGATCCTTTTGCTGATTGAGAAGATCAAAGAAACAGGCAATGTTCGGTTTGTGCCGCTGCTTAGAGCCTGGCAAGCTATAGAATACAAGAAGGTGCAGGCAGAAATCCAGAATGCAGTGAACTATTTGCTACAAGAAGGTCAGATTAAATATGTGCAAGATAAGGAAACAGACTAA